A genomic region of Vanessa tameamea isolate UH-Manoa-2023 chromosome 11, ilVanTame1 primary haplotype, whole genome shotgun sequence contains the following coding sequences:
- the LOC113400818 gene encoding GILT-like protein 1 — MRNTAKIMYIAFVFLFLYASSADSALQTVNGTIHMRIGTTAACSDAARFIQSQVLQTYELYKEYLEIEFVPWGRTTRDAEGNLNCQFGENDCWANRVQRCVLGLLAGNTDVQMKYMLCEFSPPFPALRQRSLLCAQSVGLNVIEVDYCMTTTGNALEGPAELASTAAVEAIRFIPFIVFNNNISVNQHVQAYSNLRSTICFALADDPTTGITYCKI, encoded by the coding sequence ATGAGAAATACGgccaaaattatgtatatagcaTTTGTATTTCTGTTTTTATATGCCTCATCCGCCGACAGTGCTTTACAAACTGTAAATGGAACTATTCACATGAGAATTGGGACAACCGCGGCATGCTCTGACGCTGCTAGATTTATTCAGAGCCAAGTACTTCAAACATATGAATTGTACAAGGAATATTTGGAGATTGAATTTGTGCCTTGGGGAAGAACTACAAGAGACGCTGAAGGTAATCTCAATTGCCAATTTGGTGAAAATGATTGTTGGGCCAATCGTGTTCAGAGATGCGTTCTTGGCTTACTTGCTGGAAACACAGAcgttcaaatgaaatatatgctATGTGAATTTTCTCCTCCTTTCCCTGCACTCCGGCAGAGAAGTCTATTATGTGCTCAGTCTGTTGGGCTGAATGTGATTGAAGTAGACTATTGCATGACAACGACTGGAAACGCCCTGGAAGGTCCGGCTGAACTTGCTTCAACAGCTGCTGTAGAAGCGATACGATTCATACCATTTAtcgttttcaataataatattagcgtCAACCAGCATGTCCAGGCGTACAGCAATTTACGAAGCACAATTTGCTTTGCATTAGCAGATGACCCAACAACAGGGATAACGTactgtaaaatttaa